The following coding sequences lie in one Rutidosis leptorrhynchoides isolate AG116_Rl617_1_P2 chromosome 6, CSIRO_AGI_Rlap_v1, whole genome shotgun sequence genomic window:
- the LOC139854488 gene encoding uncharacterized protein, which produces MEMAFCFEQNSSWARLLTAIHGHCWDDSLPCWTNASGTWSSIVQTINNLHIQHSMDTSLLRLHIGNGQQANFWFDPWFNGAPMATRFPRLLALETNKNGVVADHFHHDSWVHSWRRNPRSGVEVDNLNSLQDILHNVTFTSDNDYWTWDGGSFSVSQARHIIDEQHLATFSRPTSWCRQVPIKINIFIWRLKLLRLETKANILNRGMALEDDCCNLCNLHVENETHLFLHCDTSKEIWLAISQWINLTLPNWSSFNDLWAWIDGVPIIRNQRLIVTTIVFSSLWSIWRLRNNINFKDKSFRKCHVVDNIKVNGFNWLFSRFHKKRCNWNQWLQSPLYSL; this is translated from the coding sequence ATGGAGATGGCGTTTTGTTTCGAACAAAATTCAAGTTGGGCGAGATTATTAACCGCTATTCATGGTCATTGTTGGGATGATTCCTTACCTTGCTGGACGAATGCTTCTGGTACATGGTCATCTATTGTCCAAACTATTAATAATCTTCATATTCAACACTCTATGGATACTTCTCTGTTGCGCCTTCACATTGGCAACGGTCAGCAAGCTAATTTCTGGTTCGACCCTTGGTTCAATGGAGCTCCCATGGCTACCAGATTCCCTCGTCTTCTGGCTCTCGAAACAAATAAAAATGGAGTGGTAGCCGATCACTTTCACCATGATTCATGGGTTCATTCTTGGCGTAGAAATCCAAGGTCTGGAGTTGAGGTTGATAACCTTAACTCTCTTCAAGATATCCTCCATAATGTCACGTTCACTTCGGATAACGATTATTGGACATGGGATGGAGGCTCTTTTTCAGTTTCGCAGGCCCGACATATTATTGATGAGCAACATCTAGCTACATTCTCACGTCCTACTAGTTGGTGTCGTCAAGTtcctataaaaattaatattttcatttggCGTTTGAAGCTCTTGAGACTCGAGACTAAAGCTAACATTCTTAATCGTGGCATGGCATTGGAAGATGATTGTTGTAATCTGTGCAATCTTCATGTTGAAAATGAGACTCACCTTTTTTTACATTGTGATACAAGCAAAGAAATTTGGCTAGCCATTAGCCAATGGATTAATCTCACGCTGCCCAACTGGTCTTCGTTTAATGATTTGTGGGCTTGGATCGATGGAGTTCCAATTATACGAAACCAACGGCTCATTGTCACGACCATTGTCTTTTCTTCGCTTTGGAGTATTTGGAGACTGCGGAACAACATCAATTTTAAGGACAAATCCTTCAGGAAATGCCACGTGGTAGATAACATCAAGGTGAATGGGTTCAATTGGCTTTTTTCTCGTTTTCACAAGAAGCGATGTAATTGGAATCAGTGGCTTCAGTCTCCTTTGTACTCTTTGTAA